In Fibrobacterota bacterium, a genomic segment contains:
- a CDS encoding aconitate hydratase has protein sequence MASSFNLTQRLIRDHIAAWEGAKVDGAHLPESRLTPGSEIGIRIDQTLTQDATGTLVMLELEAMGLERVKTALSVQYVDHNLLQTDHKNADDHVFLLSACKRFGIWYSRPGNGVSHPVHMERFGVPGASLAGSDSHTPAAGALGMLAFGSGGMDVAFAMAGEPLFLAMPRVLGVEVVGKLPPWVSAKDAILELLRRHGVEGCKGWVVEYSGPGLAGLSTMDRHVMANMGTEMGATTSVFPSDQETWRFLKAQGREEAWRPLAADPGAAYDAREILDLSALEPLIAFPGSPGDVHPVREAAGLPIYQSYIGSSANPGLRDFWVAAEIVSGRMAHPEVSLDINPSSRQTLENLIANGSLEKLVRAGARIHQAGCNGCIGMGQAPASGRASLRTVPRNFPGRSGSVDDRVYLCSPETAAASALTGEITDPRDLEALGLAYPRYQAPGKEIINTAMLLPPDPETVGTATLIKGPNIKALPDLGPLPDAFRVPVLLKLGDDISTDEILRAGAEALPYRSNIPEIARFTYGVIDPGFPDRAIEAGRAFGGHVVVAGRNYAQGSSREHAALAPRYLGQIAVLAKGFARIGRQNLVNFGILPLEFRNPDDYQTIRSGDLLSAKDLRSQLMAGGPIRILNETRGLEYPMAISLSERQMQAVLAGGVISYFRIHTGGAAEENVPSSR, from the coding sequence ATGGCCTCTTCGTTTAACCTGACCCAACGACTTATTCGGGACCATATCGCGGCCTGGGAAGGCGCCAAGGTTGATGGCGCCCATCTGCCGGAGTCCAGGCTTACGCCAGGCTCGGAGATAGGGATCCGCATCGATCAGACCTTGACCCAGGATGCGACCGGTACCTTGGTGATGCTGGAACTGGAGGCCATGGGGCTGGAACGCGTTAAGACCGCGCTGTCGGTCCAATACGTGGACCACAACCTGCTCCAGACCGATCATAAGAATGCCGATGATCATGTCTTTCTCCTCTCCGCGTGCAAACGGTTCGGGATCTGGTATAGCCGGCCCGGCAACGGCGTGAGCCATCCCGTGCACATGGAGCGGTTCGGGGTTCCGGGAGCGAGCCTGGCGGGCTCGGACAGCCATACCCCTGCGGCGGGCGCATTGGGAATGCTCGCTTTCGGATCGGGCGGCATGGACGTGGCCTTCGCCATGGCCGGCGAGCCCTTATTCCTGGCCATGCCGCGGGTGCTCGGGGTGGAGGTTGTCGGGAAACTTCCGCCTTGGGTCAGCGCGAAGGACGCCATCTTGGAGTTGCTTCGGCGGCATGGCGTGGAAGGGTGCAAAGGATGGGTGGTGGAATATTCCGGTCCCGGGCTGGCCGGCCTCTCGACCATGGATCGCCACGTCATGGCCAATATGGGGACCGAGATGGGAGCGACCACTTCGGTATTCCCATCGGACCAGGAAACATGGCGGTTCCTTAAGGCACAAGGACGCGAAGAAGCGTGGCGGCCCCTGGCGGCGGATCCGGGCGCCGCCTACGATGCGCGCGAGATATTGGATCTCTCGGCGCTCGAGCCCCTTATCGCATTTCCGGGAAGCCCGGGCGACGTACATCCCGTCCGGGAGGCGGCCGGGCTTCCCATCTACCAGTCTTACATCGGATCATCGGCCAATCCGGGCCTGCGCGATTTCTGGGTCGCGGCCGAAATCGTATCGGGACGGATGGCCCATCCCGAGGTTTCCCTGGACATCAATCCCTCTTCGCGGCAAACCCTGGAGAATCTCATCGCAAACGGATCACTGGAAAAACTGGTGAGGGCGGGGGCGCGCATCCATCAGGCGGGATGCAACGGGTGCATCGGCATGGGCCAAGCCCCGGCTTCGGGGCGCGCCAGCCTGCGCACCGTGCCCCGTAATTTCCCCGGCCGCTCGGGAAGCGTTGATGATCGGGTCTACCTATGCAGCCCGGAAACGGCCGCCGCCTCGGCCCTGACCGGGGAGATAACCGATCCCCGCGATCTGGAGGCGCTCGGCCTTGCCTATCCCCGCTACCAGGCGCCCGGGAAAGAGATTATCAATACCGCCATGCTGCTGCCGCCCGATCCGGAAACCGTGGGCACGGCGACTCTGATCAAAGGACCCAATATCAAAGCCTTGCCCGATCTGGGTCCCTTGCCCGATGCGTTCCGCGTCCCCGTCCTCCTCAAGTTGGGCGACGATATCTCCACCGATGAAATCCTGCGCGCGGGCGCGGAAGCCTTGCCCTACCGCAGCAATATCCCCGAAATCGCTCGCTTCACCTACGGCGTCATCGACCCCGGCTTCCCCGACCGGGCTATCGAAGCCGGGCGCGCATTCGGAGGGCACGTCGTGGTGGCGGGCCGGAACTATGCCCAAGGGTCGAGCCGCGAGCACGCCGCGCTCGCGCCCAGGTACCTGGGACAGATCGCGGTGCTCGCCAAGGGCTTCGCCCGCATCGGCCGACAGAACCTGGTCAATTTCGGGATCCTTCCCTTGGAGTTCCGGAACCCGGACGACTACCAAACCATACGTTCCGGCGATTTGCTTTCCGCGAAAGATCTTCGGAGCCAGCTGATGGCCGGCGGTCCGATCCGGATCCTAAATGAAACTCGCGGCCTCGAATATCCCATGGCGATTAGCCTAAGCGAGCGACAGATGCAGGCGGTTCTGGCCGGAGGCGTGATCAGCTACTTCCGCATCCATACCGGCGGGGCGGCGGAAGAAAATGTTCCGTCGAGTCGATAG
- a CDS encoding erythromycin esterase family protein: MPASVSHALQDALALISAPIEGRPSDYDPLIESIGEARFVLLGEASHGTREFYSQRAAITKRLIREKGFTAVAVEADWPDAFRVNRFVRGEGDPLSGADPLEGFRRFPEWMWRNSEVLDFILWLRQWNDSLGPGRPKTGFYGLDLYSLYASMEAVLAYLDRIDPEAAARARERYACLGIDANRIEAYGMNAALGLSPSCETEVIDQLLELRRRGEALAASAPDGDELFQAEQNARLIVNAEQYYRTMLQGHVASWNLRDKHMADTLDALAFHLESRTGIPSKIAVWEHNSHLGDARATQFRRHGELNVGQLARERYGSQAYLVGFTTFSGTVRAAADWGEPGSEKRVRPGLPGSYEALLHGTGMEKFFLDLRLEHTAIRDLGEPRLERAIGVVYRPENERSNHYFEARLPAQFDAVIHFDETHAVDTLGPPRDGPDREPPETYPDAV; the protein is encoded by the coding sequence ATGCCCGCGTCCGTCTCCCATGCACTACAAGACGCTTTAGCCTTAATTAGCGCGCCCATTGAGGGCCGTCCGTCCGATTATGATCCGCTGATCGAGTCCATCGGCGAAGCCCGCTTCGTCCTTCTCGGCGAAGCCTCGCATGGCACGCGCGAATTCTATAGTCAGCGGGCCGCGATCACCAAGCGCCTGATCCGGGAGAAAGGTTTCACCGCCGTGGCCGTCGAGGCCGATTGGCCCGATGCGTTCCGCGTGAACCGGTTCGTCCGGGGCGAAGGCGATCCCCTGTCAGGCGCCGATCCCTTGGAAGGATTCCGGCGTTTCCCGGAATGGATGTGGCGCAATTCCGAGGTCCTGGATTTCATCCTCTGGCTGCGGCAATGGAACGATTCGCTCGGACCGGGCCGGCCCAAAACCGGTTTTTACGGCTTGGATCTCTACAGCCTGTATGCTTCCATGGAAGCCGTACTTGCCTACCTGGATCGCATCGATCCGGAGGCGGCCGCCCGCGCGAGGGAGCGGTATGCCTGCCTGGGGATAGATGCCAACCGCATCGAGGCCTATGGAATGAACGCGGCCCTCGGACTGTCGCCCTCTTGCGAAACCGAGGTGATCGATCAATTGCTTGAGCTTCGGCGCCGGGGCGAAGCCCTGGCCGCTTCCGCTCCCGACGGAGACGAACTCTTCCAGGCGGAGCAGAACGCGCGCTTGATCGTGAATGCGGAACAATATTACCGCACCATGCTCCAAGGCCACGTTGCCTCCTGGAACCTGCGCGACAAGCATATGGCCGATACCCTGGATGCCTTGGCTTTCCACCTCGAATCCCGCACGGGCATTCCGTCCAAGATCGCGGTCTGGGAGCATAACTCCCATCTCGGCGATGCGCGCGCCACCCAGTTCCGCCGCCATGGGGAGCTCAACGTGGGCCAGCTCGCCCGCGAACGCTACGGCTCCCAGGCCTACCTGGTGGGGTTCACGACTTTCTCCGGCACCGTGCGGGCGGCCGCGGATTGGGGCGAACCGGGATCCGAAAAACGCGTCCGGCCAGGATTGCCCGGCAGCTATGAAGCGCTCTTGCATGGGACGGGCATGGAGAAATTTTTCCTGGACCTGCGCTTGGAGCATACGGCCATCCGGGATTTGGGCGAGCCGCGCCTGGAACGCGCCATCGGCGTGGTGTACCGGCCCGAGAACGAACGGAGCAACCACTACTTCGAAGCCCGCCTACCGGCCCAGTTCGACGCCGTTATCCATTTCGACGAAACGCACGCCGTGGATACCTTGGGCCCCCCTCGGGATGGCCCTGACCGCGAGCCGCCGGAAACCTATCCCGACGCGGTATGA
- a CDS encoding amylo-alpha-1,6-glucosidase, translating into MQENMTAPDDYSILVEASQAEKQNRVLKHGETFAVFDRQGSFLPGGRGDHGLYHEGTRFLSRFQLRLAGRKPLVLSSAVREDNDMLEVDSANPDLEIGGRVIKGDRIHIYQTCFLWNGCLYMRLRFTNYALEPIDLPFTLEFASDFADIFEVRGMHRPARGRQLAPQLGRDVVVIGYLGLDGLDRNAQLRFDPAPAELGPAYALYSLSLPSHGRKEFYFTATCESGPRAPRTLAYQEAFTGLGEAFRCLRGSTSLLESSHPQFDSWINRSTVDLFMMTTETREGGYPYAGIPWFSTVFGRDGILTAYQLSWACPGLAAGVLRFLAARQARESDPSRDAEPGKILHETRNGEMANLGEIPFGRYYGGIDTTPLFLMLAARYHARTGDLPLLRELWPHFEAALDWIDRYGDADRDGFVEYQRAGKAGLLQQGWKDSEDSVFHYDGSLAPQPIALCEVQGYVYAAKRGMARLARALGKPGLADRLDVEASDLKTRFRAAFWLPDLGTYALALDGNKRPCQVRSSNAGHCLFAGIADEADAPALVNGLLSPAMFSGWGIRTLAEGEARYNPMSYHNGSVWPHDNALIAWGMGRYGFRAAACQVLEGLFQASLHFDLHRLPELFCGFVKRPGAGPTLYPVACNPQSWASASVYFLLEACLGLEIDAVAGQVRLTQPRLPAFLDEIRIRELKVGDAILDLTVRRHGNDITVEMPRRVGKIEVVESLGAPLYEAARQDGL; encoded by the coding sequence ATGCAAGAGAACATGACCGCTCCGGACGATTATTCCATTCTGGTCGAGGCATCCCAGGCCGAGAAGCAGAACCGGGTCCTTAAGCACGGGGAAACCTTCGCGGTCTTCGATAGGCAGGGCTCCTTCCTGCCGGGGGGCCGCGGGGACCATGGCCTCTACCATGAAGGCACGCGATTCCTATCGCGCTTCCAATTGCGCCTCGCGGGCCGCAAGCCCTTGGTCCTGAGTTCGGCCGTACGCGAAGACAATGACATGCTGGAAGTGGACTCGGCCAATCCTGATCTCGAGATCGGAGGCCGCGTCATCAAAGGCGACCGCATCCACATCTATCAGACCTGCTTCCTGTGGAACGGATGCCTCTACATGAGGCTGCGCTTCACGAACTACGCGCTGGAGCCCATTGATCTCCCGTTCACCCTCGAGTTCGCTTCGGACTTCGCGGACATCTTCGAAGTGCGGGGAATGCATCGCCCCGCCCGGGGCCGGCAGTTGGCTCCGCAATTGGGCCGGGACGTTGTGGTCATCGGATACCTGGGGCTCGACGGGCTGGATCGTAACGCGCAGTTGCGATTCGACCCGGCTCCCGCGGAGCTCGGGCCCGCGTACGCCCTTTATTCCTTAAGCCTCCCGTCCCATGGCCGGAAGGAATTCTATTTCACCGCGACATGCGAGTCCGGGCCGCGCGCCCCCCGAACCTTGGCCTACCAGGAAGCCTTCACGGGCCTGGGCGAGGCGTTCCGTTGCCTGCGCGGCTCGACCAGCCTCCTGGAATCCTCCCATCCCCAATTCGATAGTTGGATTAACCGATCGACGGTGGACCTGTTCATGATGACGACGGAAACCAGGGAAGGCGGATACCCGTACGCGGGCATCCCCTGGTTCAGCACCGTCTTCGGCCGCGATGGCATCCTGACAGCCTACCAGCTTTCTTGGGCCTGTCCGGGCCTGGCGGCCGGCGTGCTGCGGTTCCTGGCCGCGCGCCAAGCCCGGGAATCCGATCCGTCCCGGGATGCGGAACCGGGGAAGATCCTGCACGAAACCCGGAACGGGGAGATGGCCAATCTGGGCGAGATCCCCTTCGGCCGCTACTATGGCGGCATCGACACCACTCCCTTGTTCCTGATGTTGGCCGCGCGCTATCACGCCCGTACGGGAGATTTGCCCCTCCTCCGGGAACTGTGGCCCCACTTCGAGGCAGCGCTGGATTGGATCGACCGCTATGGGGACGCCGATAGGGATGGATTCGTGGAATACCAGCGGGCGGGCAAGGCCGGATTATTGCAGCAAGGCTGGAAGGATTCGGAAGATTCGGTATTCCACTACGATGGGAGCCTGGCCCCCCAACCCATCGCCTTGTGCGAAGTGCAGGGTTATGTCTATGCGGCCAAACGGGGCATGGCCCGCTTAGCGCGGGCCCTCGGTAAGCCGGGCCTGGCCGATCGACTCGACGTCGAGGCTTCCGATCTAAAGACGCGCTTTCGCGCGGCTTTCTGGCTCCCGGATTTGGGCACTTATGCCTTGGCTTTGGACGGGAACAAGCGCCCATGCCAGGTGCGCAGCTCCAATGCCGGGCATTGCCTGTTCGCGGGCATCGCCGACGAAGCGGATGCGCCGGCTTTGGTGAACGGGCTCCTTTCTCCCGCGATGTTTTCGGGTTGGGGAATCCGCACCCTGGCCGAGGGCGAAGCCCGGTATAATCCCATGTCCTACCACAATGGGTCCGTATGGCCCCACGACAATGCCCTCATCGCATGGGGAATGGGACGCTACGGCTTCCGGGCCGCGGCTTGCCAGGTCTTGGAAGGATTGTTCCAAGCCAGCCTCCATTTCGATCTGCATCGCCTTCCGGAATTGTTTTGCGGATTCGTGAAACGGCCGGGAGCGGGCCCCACGCTTTATCCGGTGGCATGCAATCCCCAATCCTGGGCATCGGCCTCGGTTTATTTCCTTTTGGAAGCCTGCCTGGGCCTGGAAATCGACGCCGTCGCGGGCCAAGTCCGGCTGACCCAGCCGCGTCTTCCCGCCTTTCTCGATGAGATACGGATACGCGAACTTAAGGTCGGAGATGCCATCTTGGATCTGACGGTCCGTAGGCATGGGAATGACATAACGGTCGAGATGCCTCGCCGCGTAGGAAAGATCGAAGTCGTTGAATCCTTGGGAGCGCCGCTTTATGAAGCCGCTCGCCAAGATGGATTATGA
- a CDS encoding glycosyltransferase family 4 protein: MRIAQVSPLYESVPPRLYGGTERIVHYLTEALVAMGHEVTLFASGDSRTSARLVACCGEALRLGGCQDPIAPQLAMAEEVMRHADDFDILHSHIDYLAFPAARRRPDAPLITTLHGRTDHPENSLIHREFAGMRLISISREQRRFLPDATWLGTVQHGLPADLYPFQGKAGKYLAFLGRISPEKRPDLAIEIARKTGIPLKIAAKVSRHEEDYFEDVIKPLLAPPEIEFVGEIGEAEKAGFLGGAMALLFPVDWPEPFGLVMIEAMACGTPVIAFRRGSVPEVIDEGVSGFIVENTEAAAGAVAKASGLDRARVRAAFEQRFTTERMAAGYLRLYKRLLASRPEPVPQGGPYAREHDRSGRLFHSGRGIPGREAEPGP; encoded by the coding sequence ATGCGTATCGCGCAGGTTTCACCGCTTTACGAAAGCGTTCCCCCTAGGCTCTACGGAGGCACCGAGCGCATCGTCCATTACCTGACAGAAGCCTTGGTGGCCATGGGGCATGAGGTCACCTTGTTCGCCAGCGGCGACTCGCGAACCTCCGCCCGCTTGGTCGCTTGCTGCGGCGAAGCCCTCCGGCTTGGGGGTTGCCAGGATCCCATCGCCCCCCAACTGGCCATGGCCGAGGAAGTGATGAGGCATGCGGATGATTTCGATATCCTACATTCCCATATCGACTACCTCGCCTTCCCTGCCGCCCGGCGTAGGCCCGACGCTCCCCTGATCACGACCTTGCATGGCCGTACGGATCACCCGGAGAATTCCCTTATCCACCGCGAGTTCGCGGGCATGCGTTTGATTTCGATATCCCGGGAACAGCGCCGGTTCCTGCCCGATGCCACGTGGCTTGGCACGGTCCAGCACGGCTTGCCGGCGGACCTTTACCCCTTCCAGGGCAAAGCGGGGAAGTACCTCGCTTTCCTGGGAAGGATTTCGCCGGAGAAGCGCCCGGACTTGGCCATCGAGATCGCGCGCAAGACGGGAATCCCCCTGAAGATCGCCGCCAAGGTCTCCCGCCATGAGGAGGACTACTTCGAAGATGTCATCAAACCGTTGCTGGCGCCTCCGGAGATCGAATTCGTGGGCGAGATCGGGGAAGCGGAAAAGGCGGGATTCCTGGGAGGGGCCATGGCGCTCCTTTTCCCGGTGGATTGGCCGGAGCCGTTCGGCTTGGTGATGATCGAGGCCATGGCTTGCGGCACCCCAGTGATCGCATTCCGCCGCGGCTCCGTCCCTGAAGTGATCGATGAGGGGGTTTCCGGCTTCATCGTGGAGAATACGGAGGCCGCCGCGGGGGCGGTGGCGAAGGCTTCCGGATTGGATCGCGCGCGAGTGCGCGCCGCCTTTGAGCAGCGCTTCACGACAGAACGAATGGCCGCCGGCTACCTGCGCTTGTATAAGCGGTTGCTCGCCTCGCGACCGGAACCGGTTCCGCAAGGGGGTCCTTATGCAAGAGAACATGACCGCTCCGGACGATTATTCCATTCTGGTCGAGGCATCCCAGGCCGAGAAGCAGAACCGGGTCCTTAA
- a CDS encoding glycoside hydrolase family 43 protein, giving the protein MWSSNTEGLPQTYRNPVYPGYFADPFVWKHEGIYYAVGTGREEAEGGTGEAKQGIFPLLVSRDLIHWEEKGHAMAKPEFGAAFGETFWAPEVACAEGRFYLYYSVGRGDQGHHLRVAVADLPTGPYHDTGIPLTTASDWLFSIDPHPFRDDDGRWYLFFAADFLDAGPPGPGSKRAGTALVAQALRGMTSLAGESRVVLRARHDWQRFQADRFMYGNRYDWHTLEGPCVVKREGRYFCLYSGGRWETEGYGVDFAVADKPLGPYVDTSDGIGPRVLRTAPGRMLGPGHNSLVEGPDGETLFIAYHAWDPGLTARRLCIDPLLWTPQGPRSPGPSWTPRPIRP; this is encoded by the coding sequence ATGTGGAGTTCGAATACTGAAGGCTTACCGCAAACCTACCGCAATCCCGTATACCCCGGCTATTTCGCCGATCCTTTCGTATGGAAGCATGAAGGGATCTACTACGCGGTCGGGACCGGCCGGGAAGAAGCCGAAGGCGGGACGGGCGAAGCCAAACAGGGCATCTTCCCTTTGCTCGTCTCCCGAGATTTGATCCATTGGGAAGAGAAGGGCCACGCCATGGCCAAGCCGGAATTCGGCGCCGCCTTCGGCGAAACCTTTTGGGCCCCCGAAGTGGCTTGCGCCGAGGGACGATTTTACCTGTACTACTCGGTGGGGCGCGGGGATCAGGGCCACCACTTGCGCGTCGCCGTCGCGGATCTCCCGACCGGACCGTACCATGATACCGGAATCCCCTTGACCACTGCCTCGGACTGGCTCTTTTCCATCGATCCGCATCCTTTCCGGGATGATGACGGGCGCTGGTACCTTTTCTTCGCGGCGGATTTCCTCGACGCCGGGCCTCCGGGGCCGGGCTCGAAACGCGCCGGCACCGCCTTGGTGGCCCAAGCCCTCCGGGGCATGACCAGCCTGGCCGGCGAGAGCCGGGTAGTCCTTAGGGCCCGCCACGATTGGCAACGTTTCCAAGCCGATCGATTTATGTATGGAAATCGTTACGACTGGCACACGTTGGAAGGCCCGTGCGTCGTCAAGCGGGAGGGCCGCTATTTTTGCCTTTATAGCGGCGGACGTTGGGAGACCGAAGGCTATGGCGTCGATTTCGCGGTAGCGGACAAGCCGTTAGGGCCCTATGTCGATACCAGCGACGGAATCGGCCCGCGCGTGCTACGGACCGCGCCGGGCCGCATGTTAGGCCCCGGGCACAACTCCCTAGTCGAAGGCCCGGACGGAGAAACGCTTTTTATCGCCTATCATGCCTGGGATCCCGGTCTCACGGCCCGGCGCTTATGCATTGATCCTCTGCTCTGGACCCCCCAAGGCCCCCGCAGCCCTGGTCCGAGCTGGACGCCCCGACCCATCCGGCCCTAA